The proteins below are encoded in one region of Microbispora sp. NBC_01189:
- a CDS encoding FadR/GntR family transcriptional regulator yields MTASQGTAREVPSPPAWVRRPASLAKAVTAELVERIVRGVHPSGTPLPPEPALCEAFSVSRTVVREAVKILQEKGLVQVRQGAGTMVTPSTSWDMLDELVLTATIAEDESLAILDDVVVTRRVLESDMANVAARLADQDTVDRLRALVDRMDELVDDHLTYEEHDRVFHDVVMRASGNRIARGVVRSLESQVVNTARYMGRSERALCVASNLGHRRIYERIAAHDPDGAAEAMFNHITDAWLVRRGGPADPVRLER; encoded by the coding sequence ATGACGGCATCGCAGGGAACGGCCCGCGAAGTACCGTCGCCGCCTGCCTGGGTGCGGCGACCGGCGAGTCTCGCCAAGGCGGTGACGGCGGAGCTGGTGGAGCGCATCGTGCGCGGCGTGCACCCGTCGGGGACGCCGCTGCCCCCCGAGCCCGCGCTGTGCGAGGCGTTCTCGGTGAGCCGGACCGTGGTCCGCGAAGCGGTGAAGATCCTGCAGGAGAAGGGCCTGGTGCAGGTGCGCCAGGGCGCCGGCACCATGGTCACCCCGTCGACGTCGTGGGACATGCTCGACGAGCTCGTCCTCACGGCGACCATCGCCGAGGACGAGAGCCTGGCGATCCTCGACGACGTCGTCGTCACCCGTCGTGTGCTGGAGTCCGACATGGCCAACGTCGCCGCCCGCCTCGCGGACCAGGACACCGTCGACCGGCTCCGCGCGCTGGTCGACCGGATGGACGAGCTCGTGGACGACCACCTGACGTACGAGGAGCACGACCGCGTCTTCCACGACGTGGTCATGCGGGCGTCCGGGAACCGCATCGCCCGCGGCGTGGTCCGCTCGCTGGAGAGCCAGGTCGTCAACACCGCACGCTACATGGGCCGGTCCGAGCGGGCCCTGTGCGTGGCCTCCAACCTCGGCCATCGCCGCATCTACGAGCGCATCGCCGCCCACGACCCCGACGGCGCGGCCGAGGCGATGTTCAACCACATCACCGACGCCTGGCTGGTCCGCCGCGGCGGCCCCGCCGATCCCGTACGCCTGGAACGTTAG
- a CDS encoding ATP-dependent Clp protease ATP-binding subunit: MFERFTDRARRVVVLAQEEARMLNHNYIGTEHILLGLIHEGEGVAAKALESLGISLEGVRRQVEETIGQGQSAPSGHIPFTPRAKKVLELSLREALQLGHNYIGTEHILLGLIREGEGVAAQVLVKLGADLNRVRQQVIQLLHGYQGKEPAAAGGPQEAAPSTSLVLDQFGRNLTQAAREGKLDPVIGREKEIERVMQVLSRRTKNNPVLVGEPGVGKTAVVEGLAQKIVKGEVPETLKDKQLYTLDLGALVAGSRYRGDFEERLKKVVKEIRTRGDIILFIDELHTLVGAGAAEGAIDAASILKPPLARGELQTIGATTLDEYRKHVEKDAALERRFQPIQVAEPSLSHTIEILKGLRDRYEAHHRVSITDGALVAAATLADRYISDRFLPDKAIDLIDEAGSRMRIRRMTAPPDLREYDEKIADVRREKESAIDAQDFEKAAALRDQEKQLQVRRERREKEWKAGDMDVVAEVTEELIAEVLAVATGIPVFKLTEEESQRLLRMEDELHKRIIGQDDAIKGLSRAIRRTRAGLKDPRRPGGSFIFAGPSGVGKTELSKALAEFLFGDEDALIMLDMSEFMEKHTVSRLFGSPPGYVGYEEGGQLTEKVRRKPFSVVLFDEVEKAHGDIFNSLLQILEDGRLTDAQGRVVDFKNTVIIMTTNLGTRDISKGVGMGFSKADDSESNYDRMKAKVQEELKQHFRPEFLNRVDDIVVFHQLTPKEIIQIVDLMLAQVAERLKDRDMGLELTPAAKQVLADRGYDPVMGARPLRRTIQRELEDTLSEKILYGELRPGQVVKIDIEGEGDNATFVFTGEAGPSQVAGGAAPAALPAR; encoded by the coding sequence ATGTTCGAGAGGTTCACCGACCGTGCGCGGCGGGTTGTCGTCCTGGCCCAGGAAGAGGCCCGGATGCTCAACCACAACTACATCGGTACCGAGCACATTCTTCTTGGGTTGATCCATGAGGGCGAGGGTGTGGCGGCCAAGGCTCTGGAGAGCCTTGGGATCAGCCTTGAGGGGGTGCGCCGCCAGGTCGAGGAGACGATCGGCCAGGGGCAGTCGGCGCCGTCGGGGCACATTCCCTTCACTCCGCGTGCCAAGAAGGTGCTCGAGCTGTCGCTTCGTGAGGCGTTGCAGCTTGGGCACAACTACATCGGCACCGAGCACATCCTGCTGGGTTTGATCCGGGAGGGTGAGGGTGTCGCGGCGCAGGTGCTGGTGAAGCTGGGCGCTGACTTGAACCGGGTGCGGCAGCAGGTCATCCAGTTGCTGCACGGTTACCAGGGCAAGGAGCCGGCGGCGGCGGGCGGGCCGCAGGAGGCGGCGCCGTCGACGTCTCTGGTGCTGGACCAGTTCGGGCGGAACCTGACCCAGGCCGCGCGGGAGGGCAAGCTCGACCCGGTGATCGGCCGGGAGAAGGAGATCGAGCGCGTCATGCAGGTGCTGTCGCGCCGTACGAAGAACAACCCGGTGCTGGTCGGCGAGCCCGGTGTGGGCAAGACCGCGGTGGTGGAGGGCCTGGCCCAGAAGATCGTCAAGGGTGAGGTGCCCGAGACGCTGAAGGACAAGCAGCTCTACACGCTGGATCTGGGCGCGCTGGTCGCCGGGTCGCGTTACCGCGGCGACTTCGAGGAGCGCCTGAAGAAGGTCGTCAAGGAGATCCGCACGCGCGGCGACATCATCCTGTTCATCGACGAGCTGCACACGCTCGTCGGCGCGGGCGCCGCGGAGGGCGCCATCGACGCGGCGAGCATTCTGAAGCCCCCGCTCGCGCGTGGCGAGTTGCAGACGATCGGCGCCACGACGCTGGACGAGTACCGCAAGCATGTGGAGAAGGACGCGGCGCTGGAGCGCCGGTTCCAGCCGATCCAGGTGGCCGAGCCGAGCCTGTCGCACACGATCGAGATCCTCAAGGGCCTGCGGGACCGCTACGAGGCGCACCACCGGGTGTCGATCACGGACGGTGCGCTGGTGGCCGCCGCGACGCTGGCCGACCGCTACATCAGCGACCGGTTCCTGCCCGACAAGGCGATCGACCTGATCGACGAGGCCGGGTCGCGGATGCGGATCCGCCGGATGACCGCGCCGCCGGACCTGCGCGAGTACGACGAGAAGATCGCCGACGTCCGGCGCGAGAAGGAGTCCGCGATCGACGCGCAGGACTTCGAGAAGGCCGCCGCGCTGCGCGACCAGGAAAAGCAGCTGCAGGTGCGGCGGGAGCGCCGGGAGAAGGAGTGGAAGGCCGGCGACATGGACGTCGTGGCCGAGGTCACCGAGGAGCTCATCGCCGAGGTGCTCGCGGTGGCCACCGGCATCCCGGTGTTCAAGCTCACCGAGGAGGAGTCGCAGCGGCTGCTCCGCATGGAGGACGAGCTGCACAAGCGGATCATCGGCCAGGACGACGCCATCAAGGGGTTGTCACGGGCGATCCGCCGCACCCGCGCCGGTCTGAAGGACCCGCGCCGCCCGGGTGGCTCGTTCATCTTCGCCGGGCCGTCGGGCGTGGGGAAGACCGAGCTGTCCAAGGCGCTGGCGGAGTTCCTGTTCGGCGACGAAGACGCGCTGATCATGCTGGACATGTCCGAGTTCATGGAGAAGCACACCGTCTCGCGGCTGTTCGGCTCCCCGCCCGGCTACGTCGGGTACGAGGAGGGCGGCCAGCTCACCGAGAAGGTGCGGCGCAAGCCGTTCTCGGTCGTGTTGTTCGACGAGGTCGAGAAGGCCCACGGGGACATCTTCAACTCGCTGCTGCAGATCCTGGAGGACGGTCGCCTGACCGACGCCCAGGGGCGGGTGGTCGACTTCAAGAACACCGTCATCATCATGACGACCAACCTCGGCACCCGGGACATCTCCAAGGGCGTGGGGATGGGCTTCTCGAAGGCCGACGACAGCGAGTCGAACTACGACCGGATGAAGGCGAAGGTGCAGGAGGAGCTCAAGCAGCACTTCCGGCCGGAGTTCCTCAACCGTGTCGACGACATCGTGGTCTTCCACCAGCTGACGCCCAAGGAGATCATCCAGATCGTGGACCTGATGCTCGCCCAGGTGGCCGAGCGTCTCAAGGACCGCGACATGGGCCTGGAGCTGACGCCGGCGGCCAAGCAGGTGCTGGCCGACCGGGGATACGACCCGGTGATGGGTGCCCGTCCGCTGCGCCGGACGATCCAGCGGGAGCTGGAGGACACCCTGTCGGAGAAGATCCTCTACGGCGAGCTGCGGCCGGGCCAGGTCGTGAAGATCGACATCGAGGGCGAGGGCGACAACGCCACGTTCGTCTTCACCGGCGAAGCCGGGCCCTCGCAGGTGGCCGGCGGGGCGGCTCCCGCCGCGCTGCCCGCCCGCTGA
- a CDS encoding sugar ABC transporter permease — MPIGGSSPLVRPGAPGRAGGPDTTRQAGHRATGAHSRRAARSERFAPYVLVAPAVLIILGLRLYPLILGVNFSFTGDGDRNGMVVGLDNYLELADDPLFRTALGNVGLLVLLLPVAVAIPGLLATFIYLRVPGHRVFRSVYFFPAVLSPVIVGSIFNLMLAFDGPLNTVLGVVGIGPVDWLGDPGVTMFTVVGVHVWATFGMALVVFLAGFSTLDPSLLDAAQMDGASLARTIWHVVIPSLSRTIAFVLVTTMIGMLTSMFGLLYVMTSGGPEGSTYLPEYYIWIQQGQMNRPALASAASTVLFLIMLVVGLAQVGLLRRAGRQD; from the coding sequence GTGCCGATCGGAGGCTCCTCCCCACTGGTCCGCCCGGGTGCGCCCGGGCGGGCCGGTGGTCCGGACACCACCCGGCAGGCGGGCCACCGGGCTACCGGAGCGCACTCCCGGCGGGCGGCGCGCTCGGAGCGTTTCGCGCCGTACGTCCTGGTGGCCCCGGCCGTACTGATCATCCTGGGGCTGCGGCTGTACCCGCTGATCCTCGGCGTCAACTTCTCCTTCACCGGCGACGGCGACCGGAACGGGATGGTCGTCGGACTCGACAACTACCTGGAGCTGGCCGACGACCCGCTGTTCCGCACCGCGCTGGGCAACGTGGGGCTGCTCGTGCTGCTGCTGCCCGTGGCGGTGGCGATCCCGGGCCTGCTGGCGACGTTCATCTACCTGCGGGTCCCCGGGCACCGGGTGTTCCGCAGCGTCTACTTCTTCCCCGCCGTGCTCTCACCGGTGATCGTCGGCTCGATCTTCAATCTGATGCTCGCCTTCGACGGCCCGCTGAACACCGTGCTCGGCGTGGTCGGCATCGGCCCGGTCGACTGGCTCGGCGACCCGGGCGTCACCATGTTCACCGTCGTCGGCGTGCACGTGTGGGCGACGTTCGGGATGGCGCTGGTGGTCTTCCTCGCCGGGTTCTCGACCCTCGACCCCTCGCTGCTGGACGCCGCCCAGATGGACGGCGCGTCCCTGGCCCGGACCATCTGGCACGTGGTCATCCCGAGCCTGTCCCGCACCATCGCGTTCGTCCTCGTGACCACGATGATCGGGATGCTGACGTCGATGTTCGGCCTGCTGTACGTCATGACCAGCGGCGGCCCGGAGGGCTCGACGTACCTGCCGGAGTACTACATCTGGATCCAGCAGGGACAGATGAACCGCCCGGCGCTGGCCTCCGCCGCGTCGACGGTTCTCTTCCTCATCATGCTCGTGGTGGGGCTGGCGCAGGTCGGCCTGCTCCGCCGCGCGGGAAGGCAGGACTGA
- a CDS encoding ThuA domain-containing protein, translating into MPKAAKVVLSVSAAAAALVASVSLPTAVHAADPAYKVLVFSKTAAFRHDSIPTGIQAIRDLGAANNFTVDATEDANAFSSGNLAQYKAVVFLSTTGDVLNNSQQTAFQSYVDGGGGYVGVHSAADTEYDWPYYGQLVGAWFNNHPAIQQATVRTEDATHPATSGLAAAWSRTDEWYNYRTNPRSTTHVLQTLDETSYSGGTMGDHPITWCHPQASGRSFYTGMGHSIQSYSEQGLRTVLLGGIRYAAGVVQADCAPPGNGNGTTVEAESYTSQSGVQQTTQSTAGGGKAVGFIENGDWVGYSSVSTAGATGFTARVSSAGSGGTIQIRAGSQTGTLLGQVAVPVTGNWDTFTTVSTTLNGSGSGPLFLVFTGGSGYLFNVDSFSLTKSGSSPSPSPSPSPSPSPSPSPSPSPSASPTPTSQTVEGEAYTAQSGLQQANHATASGGKTAGYINNGDWAAYSQVNTQGAKTFSARVSSGGSGGTIQIRSGSQTGTLLGQVAVSSTGSWDTFATVSTTLTGSASGPLYLVFTGSGTGYLFDLDTVTVTE; encoded by the coding sequence ATGCCGAAAGCCGCAAAGGTCGTACTGAGCGTGTCGGCGGCGGCCGCCGCGCTGGTCGCGAGCGTGTCGCTCCCGACCGCCGTCCACGCCGCCGACCCGGCCTACAAGGTGCTCGTCTTCTCCAAGACGGCCGCGTTCCGGCACGACTCCATCCCCACCGGCATCCAGGCCATCCGTGACCTGGGCGCGGCGAACAACTTCACCGTCGACGCCACCGAGGACGCGAACGCGTTCAGCTCGGGCAACCTCGCTCAGTACAAGGCCGTGGTCTTCCTCAGCACCACCGGCGACGTGCTGAACAACTCCCAGCAGACCGCCTTCCAGTCGTACGTGGACGGCGGGGGCGGTTACGTGGGCGTGCACTCGGCGGCCGACACCGAGTACGACTGGCCCTACTACGGGCAGCTCGTGGGCGCCTGGTTCAACAACCACCCGGCGATCCAGCAGGCGACCGTCAGGACCGAGGACGCCACGCACCCGGCGACCTCGGGCCTCGCGGCGGCGTGGTCGCGGACCGACGAGTGGTACAACTACCGCACCAACCCGCGGTCCACGACCCACGTGCTGCAGACCCTGGACGAGACCAGCTACAGCGGCGGGACCATGGGCGACCACCCGATCACCTGGTGCCACCCGCAGGCGTCCGGCCGGTCGTTCTACACGGGCATGGGTCACTCGATCCAGTCCTACTCCGAGCAGGGCCTCCGCACGGTGCTGCTGGGCGGCATCAGATACGCCGCCGGGGTGGTGCAGGCCGACTGCGCCCCGCCCGGCAACGGCAACGGCACGACGGTCGAGGCCGAGTCCTACACCTCGCAGTCGGGAGTCCAGCAGACCACCCAGAGCACGGCCGGCGGCGGCAAGGCCGTCGGCTTCATCGAGAACGGCGACTGGGTGGGCTACTCCTCGGTCAGCACGGCGGGCGCGACCGGGTTCACCGCGCGCGTCTCCTCCGCCGGCTCGGGCGGCACGATCCAGATCCGCGCCGGCTCGCAGACCGGAACCCTGCTCGGCCAGGTCGCCGTGCCGGTGACCGGCAACTGGGACACCTTCACGACCGTGTCCACGACCCTCAACGGGTCGGGGTCGGGGCCGCTCTTCCTGGTCTTCACCGGAGGGTCCGGCTACCTGTTCAACGTGGACTCGTTCTCCCTCACCAAGTCCGGCTCCAGCCCGAGTCCGAGTCCGAGTCCGAGTCCGAGCCCGAGCCCGAGCCCGAGTCCGAGCCCGAGCCCCAGCGCCAGCCCCACTCCCACCAGCCAGACGGTCGAGGGTGAGGCGTACACCGCGCAGTCGGGCCTGCAGCAGGCGAACCACGCCACCGCCAGTGGCGGCAAGACCGCCGGCTACATCAACAACGGCGATTGGGCCGCGTACTCGCAGGTGAACACCCAGGGCGCGAAGACGTTCTCGGCGCGGGTGTCCTCCGGCGGCTCGGGCGGGACGATCCAGATCCGGTCCGGGTCGCAGACCGGGACGCTGCTCGGCCAGGTCGCGGTCTCGTCCACCGGAAGCTGGGACACCTTCGCGACGGTCTCGACCACCCTGACCGGCTCGGCGTCCGGACCGCTGTACCTCGTCTTCACCGGCAGCGGCACCGGCTACCTGTTCGACCTCGACACCGTCACCGTCACCGAGTGA
- the mmsB gene encoding multiple monosaccharide ABC transporter permease yields MVDRPATTPASSGGSAGPRLRGNLRQYGMIAALVVIVVLFEILTDGILLKPLNVTNLIMQNGYVLVLAIGMMLVIINREIDLSVGSVAAFVGAVTGVAIVNWGLPWPLVVVGALVTGGLIGAFQGFWIAYARIPAFIVTLGGMLLFRGLSMVVLQGQSIAPFPSGFRQLGSGFVPEFGAGDLHLVTMLLGLAGAAVIVWNDWRSRARRREYGLAVPAPQWFVLKAVAIVAVIGAFAWVLAVYQGLPIVGLVVIVLTAAYSFVTTSTVVGRHIYAVGGNERAAALSGIATKKTKFWVFVNMGVLAALAGLVFAARLNAATPKAGTNFELDAIAAAFIGGASASGGVGSVVGAIVGGLVMGVMNNGMSLLGLGVDWQQAIKGGVLMLAVAFDVYNKNKSK; encoded by the coding sequence GTGGTGGACCGCCCGGCGACCACCCCCGCGTCCTCGGGCGGGTCGGCCGGTCCCCGCCTGCGGGGGAACCTCCGGCAGTACGGGATGATCGCCGCGCTGGTCGTCATCGTCGTGCTGTTCGAGATCCTGACCGACGGCATCCTGCTCAAACCGCTGAACGTCACCAACCTGATCATGCAGAACGGCTACGTGCTGGTGCTGGCGATCGGCATGATGCTGGTGATCATCAACCGGGAGATCGACCTGTCGGTCGGCTCGGTGGCGGCGTTCGTGGGCGCGGTCACGGGCGTGGCGATCGTGAACTGGGGCCTGCCGTGGCCGCTGGTCGTGGTCGGCGCGCTCGTCACGGGTGGGCTGATCGGGGCGTTCCAGGGTTTCTGGATCGCCTACGCCCGCATCCCGGCGTTCATCGTCACACTCGGCGGCATGCTGCTGTTCCGCGGCCTCAGCATGGTCGTGCTGCAGGGGCAGTCGATCGCGCCGTTCCCCTCCGGGTTCCGGCAGCTGGGCTCGGGCTTCGTGCCGGAGTTCGGCGCCGGCGACCTGCACCTGGTGACCATGCTGCTCGGGCTCGCCGGGGCCGCGGTGATCGTGTGGAACGACTGGCGCTCGCGCGCCCGGCGGCGTGAGTACGGCCTCGCCGTGCCCGCCCCGCAGTGGTTCGTGCTCAAGGCCGTCGCGATCGTCGCCGTGATCGGGGCGTTCGCCTGGGTCCTCGCGGTCTACCAGGGCCTGCCGATCGTCGGCCTGGTGGTGATCGTGCTGACCGCGGCGTACTCGTTCGTCACGACGAGCACGGTGGTCGGCCGGCACATCTACGCGGTCGGCGGGAACGAGCGCGCGGCCGCGCTGTCGGGCATCGCGACCAAGAAGACGAAGTTCTGGGTCTTCGTCAACATGGGCGTGCTGGCCGCCCTCGCCGGGCTGGTGTTCGCCGCCCGGCTCAACGCGGCCACCCCCAAGGCGGGCACGAACTTCGAGCTCGACGCCATCGCCGCGGCCTTCATCGGCGGCGCCTCGGCGTCGGGCGGCGTCGGCAGCGTGGTCGGCGCCATCGTCGGCGGCCTGGTCATGGGCGTGATGAACAACGGCATGTCGCTGCTCGGCCTCGGCGTCGACTGGCAGCAGGCGATCAAGGGCGGCGTGCTGATGCTCGCCGTGGCCTTCGACGTCTACAACAAGAACAAGTCGAAGTGA
- a CDS encoding helix-turn-helix domain-containing protein has product MTRSLRSDARRNRQRILEAAEVVFALKGPSASTEEIARKAGVGIGTVFRHFPTKDALLQAIIEVLAVRVATETGNLARTGEPATAFFRFFSWVIGQAAEQRTVVDLLTEAGAEVTVAEPVDALREAVARLLAGAQRAGVVRRDVGVPEVLALLTGLCQASPHAGWSPEVRDRTLAVVFDGLRPSPAA; this is encoded by the coding sequence ATGACCAGGTCGCTGCGCTCGGACGCCCGGCGCAACCGGCAGCGCATCCTGGAGGCCGCCGAGGTCGTGTTCGCGCTCAAGGGGCCGTCCGCCTCCACCGAGGAGATCGCGCGGAAGGCCGGAGTGGGCATCGGGACCGTGTTCCGCCATTTCCCGACGAAGGATGCGCTCCTCCAGGCGATCATCGAGGTGCTCGCCGTACGCGTCGCCACGGAGACCGGGAATCTGGCGCGCACGGGCGAGCCGGCCACCGCGTTCTTCCGGTTCTTCAGCTGGGTGATCGGTCAGGCCGCGGAGCAGCGGACGGTCGTCGATCTGCTGACCGAGGCGGGCGCCGAGGTCACCGTGGCCGAGCCCGTCGACGCGCTGCGCGAGGCCGTGGCGCGGCTACTCGCCGGGGCCCAGCGGGCGGGAGTCGTACGGCGGGACGTCGGGGTCCCCGAGGTGCTGGCGCTGCTGACCGGCCTGTGCCAGGCGTCGCCGCACGCCGGCTGGTCCCCCGAGGTCCGCGACCGCACGCTGGCCGTCGTGTTCGACGGACTGCGCCCCTCACCCGCCGCGTAG
- a CDS encoding ricin-type beta-trefoil lectin domain protein encodes MDTTPRTRRRRRHGLAALLSATAMAAASVLAAAGPAQAADESITVNFSVTNGSPTYRASGWIYGMTENGAAPADNYFRDVKFRYMRAGGAQLDSPGGWVSGKYDRRWNATRAQLLRTRSLGGEFVLLVHDLWGADGYPISRFPGDNGNWTDYDNFLTRLINDVQATGAPVQWDLWNEPNITLFWNRTQSQYFEMWKRAYQRIRAAFPSQLIVGPSFAGVPSTGGWWTQYLDYVKANNVVPDIVSWHSLPGDPVANVNTANTTLNSRGIAHPRPYQINEYGASNEQNPGDGAWYIARLERAGADGLRANWAGGNNLHNDLGNLLTHNSAGQYSPKGEWWVYRFYGSQTGQIASVTPSSNYDAFATKDTGNAKILVGGGSTTGNVAVNLQRLDTTSGIVQNNQVRVVVERIPYSGGGAVTGPVTVQNTVVNVSNNNATVNVPHTSVDDTYTVTLLPPDTSGPSPSASPSSPGGGATAVRNVNAGRCLDVPGQSQTNGTQLSLWDCNGQANQQWTYTSSKQLQVYGNKCLDAEAGGSANGTRAIIWDCNGQANQQWNVNSDGTITGVQSGKCLEASNFGTANGTKVQLWSCTGTTSQKWTRS; translated from the coding sequence GTGGACACCACCCCCCGTACGCGACGCCGGCGTCGCCACGGCCTCGCCGCACTGCTGTCGGCCACGGCCATGGCCGCCGCGTCCGTCCTCGCGGCCGCCGGGCCGGCCCAGGCCGCCGACGAGTCCATCACCGTGAACTTCTCCGTCACGAACGGTTCCCCCACCTACCGGGCGTCTGGGTGGATCTACGGCATGACCGAGAACGGCGCGGCGCCCGCCGACAACTACTTCCGCGACGTGAAGTTCCGCTACATGCGGGCCGGCGGCGCGCAGCTCGACAGCCCGGGTGGGTGGGTGTCGGGCAAGTACGACCGGCGGTGGAACGCCACCCGGGCCCAGCTCCTGCGCACCCGCTCGCTGGGCGGTGAGTTCGTGCTGCTGGTGCACGACCTTTGGGGTGCCGACGGCTATCCCATCTCCCGCTTCCCCGGCGACAACGGCAACTGGACCGACTACGACAACTTCCTCACCCGCCTGATCAACGACGTGCAGGCGACGGGTGCGCCCGTCCAGTGGGATCTGTGGAACGAACCCAACATCACCCTGTTCTGGAACCGTACGCAGTCGCAGTACTTCGAGATGTGGAAACGCGCCTACCAGCGCATCCGCGCCGCGTTCCCGTCCCAGCTGATCGTGGGCCCGAGCTTCGCGGGCGTGCCGTCCACCGGCGGCTGGTGGACGCAGTACCTCGACTACGTCAAGGCCAACAACGTCGTCCCCGACATCGTCAGCTGGCACTCGCTGCCCGGCGACCCGGTGGCGAACGTCAACACGGCCAACACCACGCTGAACTCCCGGGGCATCGCCCACCCCCGCCCGTACCAGATCAACGAGTACGGCGCGTCGAACGAGCAGAACCCCGGTGACGGCGCCTGGTACATCGCGCGTCTCGAGCGGGCCGGCGCCGACGGCCTGCGCGCGAACTGGGCGGGCGGGAACAACCTGCACAACGACCTCGGCAACCTCCTGACCCACAACTCCGCCGGCCAGTACTCGCCGAAGGGCGAATGGTGGGTCTACCGCTTCTACGGCTCCCAGACCGGCCAGATCGCCTCCGTCACTCCCAGCTCGAACTACGACGCCTTCGCCACCAAGGACACCGGGAACGCCAAGATCCTGGTCGGCGGCGGCAGCACGACCGGCAACGTCGCGGTCAACCTGCAGCGCCTCGACACCACCAGCGGCATCGTGCAGAACAACCAGGTGCGGGTCGTCGTGGAGCGCATCCCCTACAGCGGCGGCGGCGCCGTCACCGGCCCGGTCACCGTGCAGAACACGGTGGTGAACGTGTCGAACAACAACGCCACCGTGAACGTCCCGCACACGAGCGTCGACGACACCTACACCGTCACGCTCCTGCCCCCCGACACCTCGGGTCCGTCGCCGTCGGCTTCTCCGAGTTCTCCGGGCGGCGGGGCGACGGCGGTGCGCAACGTCAACGCGGGCCGCTGCCTGGACGTACCGGGCCAGTCGCAGACGAACGGCACGCAGCTGTCGCTCTGGGACTGCAACGGCCAGGCCAACCAGCAGTGGACGTACACCTCGTCGAAGCAGTTGCAGGTGTACGGCAACAAGTGCCTGGACGCCGAGGCCGGCGGCAGCGCGAACGGCACCCGGGCGATCATCTGGGACTGCAACGGGCAGGCCAACCAGCAGTGGAACGTCAACTCCGACGGCACCATCACCGGCGTGCAGTCGGGCAAGTGCCTGGAGGCGAGCAACTTCGGCACCGCGAACGGCACGAAGGTGCAGCTGTGGTCCTGCACCGGCACGACCAGCCAGAAGTGGACCCGGAGCTGA
- a CDS encoding ABC transporter substrate-binding protein codes for MKQRILWSAVLVAGLTVSGCGSATRTAPSPAGSGTPSKLVVWDWKSGDATAASYIEKAKADFAKKHPGVTVEFVAQPFDQYYTLLGTAIQSSTGPDVMLFNGGGQLRDRVDALLPIDEYVAEDRQRLAGWDAFSKDGKVYAAPVTLQGHPIYYNKEVYEKAGLDPAKPPATWDELMTDCAAVKKAGKSCFALGNKEGFGIQFFLSGLGSGVLTPQEYDDWIAGKRDWTSPHVKQIFTLWKDVNDKGYNNAGANSTAMFNDSWAIFQSGKAANVIGLMSDIGHWKDFGEFLPPDKIGVMPAPVVTDGATPSLAYDGGIGYGVAKWTKDPKLAADLVRSLTSTDALTAFYAKAGAIASDTTIDASQSGPAAGAIVSAIKGGKPALHVALSSKTLDLMGRVSQKLLSGSLTVDKAMDQMAAADKAS; via the coding sequence ATGAAGCAGCGAATACTGTGGTCGGCCGTCCTGGTCGCGGGGCTGACCGTGTCGGGATGTGGCAGCGCCACCCGAACGGCTCCCTCACCTGCCGGTTCCGGAACCCCCTCGAAGCTGGTGGTCTGGGACTGGAAGTCGGGCGACGCGACCGCGGCCTCCTATATCGAGAAGGCGAAGGCCGACTTCGCCAAGAAGCACCCGGGCGTGACGGTCGAGTTCGTGGCCCAGCCCTTCGACCAGTACTACACCCTGCTCGGTACGGCCATCCAGTCCAGCACGGGACCGGACGTCATGCTCTTCAACGGAGGCGGGCAGCTGCGTGACCGCGTGGACGCGCTCCTCCCGATCGACGAGTACGTCGCCGAGGACCGCCAGCGGCTGGCGGGCTGGGACGCCTTCAGCAAGGACGGCAAGGTCTACGCCGCGCCGGTCACGCTGCAGGGACACCCGATCTACTACAACAAGGAGGTCTACGAGAAGGCGGGGCTCGACCCGGCCAAGCCGCCCGCGACGTGGGACGAGCTCATGACCGACTGCGCCGCCGTCAAGAAGGCGGGGAAGAGCTGCTTCGCGCTGGGCAACAAGGAAGGCTTCGGCATCCAGTTCTTCCTCTCGGGCCTGGGCTCGGGCGTGCTGACGCCCCAGGAGTACGACGACTGGATCGCCGGCAAGCGCGACTGGACCTCTCCCCACGTGAAGCAGATCTTCACGCTGTGGAAGGACGTCAACGACAAGGGCTACAACAACGCCGGGGCCAACTCGACCGCGATGTTCAACGACTCGTGGGCGATCTTCCAGTCCGGCAAGGCCGCCAACGTCATCGGGCTGATGTCGGACATCGGGCACTGGAAGGACTTCGGCGAGTTCCTGCCGCCCGACAAGATCGGCGTGATGCCGGCCCCGGTCGTGACCGACGGAGCCACGCCGAGCCTCGCCTACGATGGCGGCATCGGCTACGGGGTCGCGAAGTGGACGAAGGACCCGAAGCTGGCCGCCGATCTGGTGCGGTCCCTGACGTCGACCGACGCCCTGACCGCGTTCTACGCCAAGGCCGGCGCGATCGCCTCCGACACCACGATCGACGCGTCGCAGTCCGGCCCGGCCGCCGGCGCGATCGTGTCGGCGATCAAGGGCGGTAAGCCCGCCCTGCACGTCGCGCTGTCCTCGAAGACGCTGGACCTGATGGGACGGGTGTCACAGAAGCTGCTGAGCGGGTCGCTGACCGTCGACAAGGCGATGGACCAGATGGCCGCGGCCGACAAGGCGAGCTGA